Proteins encoded in a region of the Photobacterium angustum genome:
- a CDS encoding YgiQ family radical SAM protein — protein sequence MHTKVTPIDSYPKYWAECYGTAPFLPTSRKEMDALGWDSCDIIIVTGDAYVDHPSFGMAVIGRLLEAQGFRVGIISQPKWDNKDEFMKLGKPNLFFGITAGNMDSMINRYTADRKLRHDDAYTPNNEGGKRPDRAVLVYSQRCREAFKDVPIVLGGIEASLRRLAHYDYWSDKVRRSVLMDAKADILLFGNAERALVEVAHRLGNGEDIKSLTRIAGTAVMVKEVPEEYKEIDSSRIEKPGRAMVMPNPYATEENCDTNKQEQKNEAKVVRVQPSRHDAKTTVVRLPSYEKLANDRILYAHASRVMHLETNPYSGRALIQKHADRELWVNRAPIPLSTEEMDFVFGLPFARVPHPSYGKAKIPAYDMIKTSVNIMRGCFGGCSFCSITEHEGRIIQNRSKESILNEIKDIQEKVPGFTGTISDLGGPTANMYRLGCSDERAEANCRRPSCIFPKICEKLNTDHKHTIDLYREARNLKGIKKIMIASGVRYDLAVESPEYVRELVTHHVGGYLKIAPEHTEKGTLDLMMKPGMGTFDRFKEMFEQYSQEAGKKQYLIPYFISAHPGSTDEDMLNLALWLKQNDYQCDQVQNFYPSPMCNATAMYHSETNPLKKVKYKGREDLSVAKGERQRRLHKALLRYHDPANWALIRDALISMGKKHLIGNRSSCLVPPPGTEAELTPAERRGSGRHGSKRFATKHPNQPDIRKDGKRSPTTRNGKPTVKGKPSANGRPTANGKPTGTGNRSETNGNKRPHNGNNAGARNGKPAGHTNRNGKAGRPNKPTRSRAGA from the coding sequence ATGCACACGAAAGTAACACCTATTGATAGCTATCCTAAGTATTGGGCTGAATGCTATGGCACAGCGCCATTTTTACCAACATCTCGTAAAGAAATGGATGCTTTGGGTTGGGATAGCTGTGACATTATTATTGTTACTGGTGATGCCTATGTTGACCACCCTAGCTTTGGTATGGCAGTCATTGGTCGCCTATTGGAAGCCCAAGGTTTCCGTGTTGGTATTATTTCCCAACCTAAATGGGACAATAAAGATGAGTTCATGAAACTGGGTAAACCAAATCTATTTTTTGGTATTACCGCCGGTAACATGGATTCGATGATCAACCGCTATACCGCCGATCGTAAGCTTCGTCACGATGATGCTTACACCCCGAACAATGAAGGGGGCAAACGTCCCGATCGCGCAGTACTCGTATATTCTCAGCGCTGCCGTGAAGCATTTAAAGACGTTCCTATTGTCTTAGGTGGTATTGAAGCGAGTCTTCGCCGTCTTGCTCACTATGATTACTGGTCTGACAAAGTCCGTCGTTCAGTATTAATGGACGCAAAAGCCGACATTTTATTGTTTGGTAACGCTGAGCGTGCACTGGTTGAAGTCGCGCACCGTTTAGGCAATGGCGAAGATATTAAATCATTAACGCGTATCGCTGGTACTGCGGTAATGGTGAAAGAAGTTCCTGAAGAATATAAAGAAATTGACTCTTCACGTATTGAAAAACCCGGCCGCGCAATGGTAATGCCAAACCCATACGCGACCGAAGAAAACTGTGACACTAATAAACAAGAACAAAAAAACGAAGCCAAAGTAGTACGTGTACAGCCTTCACGTCACGATGCAAAAACAACGGTTGTTCGTTTACCGTCATATGAAAAATTAGCCAATGACCGTATTCTTTATGCCCACGCTAGTCGTGTGATGCATTTAGAAACCAACCCCTACTCTGGTCGTGCTCTAATTCAAAAACACGCTGATCGTGAGCTTTGGGTAAACCGTGCGCCGATCCCACTCTCAACGGAAGAAATGGACTTTGTTTTCGGCTTACCGTTTGCTCGTGTACCACACCCTAGCTACGGCAAAGCAAAGATCCCAGCTTATGACATGATCAAAACCTCGGTTAATATCATGCGTGGTTGTTTTGGCGGTTGTTCTTTCTGTTCAATCACAGAGCACGAAGGTCGAATCATCCAAAACCGTTCAAAAGAATCTATTTTGAACGAAATTAAAGATATTCAAGAAAAAGTGCCGGGCTTTACAGGTACTATTTCTGATCTGGGTGGCCCAACAGCAAACATGTATCGTTTAGGTTGTTCTGATGAACGTGCAGAAGCCAACTGTCGTCGTCCATCATGTATCTTCCCTAAAATCTGTGAAAAGCTGAATACTGACCATAAACACACTATCGATCTGTATCGTGAAGCACGTAATCTAAAAGGCATTAAGAAGATTATGATTGCGTCAGGCGTGCGTTATGACTTAGCCGTTGAATCACCAGAGTATGTTCGAGAACTTGTGACTCACCACGTTGGTGGCTACCTAAAAATTGCCCCTGAGCATACCGAAAAAGGCACCCTTGATCTGATGATGAAGCCAGGCATGGGTACCTTTGATCGCTTTAAAGAAATGTTTGAACAATACAGTCAGGAAGCAGGCAAGAAGCAATACCTGATCCCTTACTTTATTTCAGCACACCCAGGTTCCACAGATGAAGACATGCTTAACCTTGCATTATGGTTAAAGCAAAATGATTACCAGTGTGATCAGGTTCAGAACTTCTATCCGTCACCAATGTGTAATGCAACGGCAATGTATCACTCTGAAACAAACCCACTGAAAAAAGTGAAATATAAAGGCCGCGAAGATTTATCTGTTGCCAAAGGTGAACGTCAACGTCGCTTACACAAAGCGCTATTACGTTACCATGATCCAGCTAACTGGGCATTGATCCGTGATGCGCTAATTTCGATGGGTAAAAAGCACTTAATCGGTAATCGTTCAAGCTGTTTAGTTCCACCACCAGGAACTGAAGCAGAGCTTACCCCAGCAGAGCGTCGTGGCTCAGGTCGTCATGGCTCTAAGCGATTTGCGACTAAGCATCCAAATCAACCAGATATCCGTAAAGACGGAAAGCGCAGCCCAACAACACGTAACGGAAAGCCAACAGTAAAAGGTAAACCTTCAGCCAATGGAAGACCTACGGCTAATGGTAAACCTACTGGGACTGGCAACCGAAGTGAGACAAACGGCAATAAGCGTCCTCATAATGGCAATAATGCAGGTGCCCGCAATGGCAAACCTGCAGGCCATACAAATCGCAACGGAAAAGCGGGTCGACCAAATAAACCGACACGCAGTCGAGCTGGCGCTTAA
- a CDS encoding YhfG family protein: MDEKREVRKWMKSNEQENKSRPILTSFADKHAYCEQVKMANFTQSMRLEGYDISVPSQIKNTRERNALRLQLIRYYQQENTEKV, from the coding sequence ATGGACGAAAAAAGAGAAGTGAGAAAATGGATGAAGAGTAATGAGCAGGAGAATAAATCGCGACCGATATTAACAAGCTTTGCAGACAAGCATGCATATTGTGAGCAAGTAAAAATGGCTAACTTTACGCAAAGTATGCGGTTAGAAGGCTATGACATTAGTGTGCCTTCACAGATAAAAAATACTCGAGAGCGTAATGCATTGCGCCTGCAACTGATTAGGTATTATCAACAAGAGAACACTGAAAAGGTGTGA
- a CDS encoding putative adenosine monophosphate-protein transferase Fic — translation MDDKYGTDQDPYTYENSDVLINKLNIRDEALFDEAETQFNILAAMGIEFDSPPYDFAYFCQLHKWLFDDLFEWAGHCRTIDISKDDTRFCHVSRLPQEATRLFNQLEAERYLVGLPFDELIERLAQYYCDINVLHPFREGNGRTQRILFEHIVINCGYNINFSGVTAEQWLNANIQGVVCNYKPMQDLFRRCVTTP, via the coding sequence GTGGACGATAAGTACGGTACAGATCAAGATCCTTACACTTACGAAAATTCTGATGTATTGATTAATAAGCTCAATATTAGAGATGAAGCTTTATTTGATGAGGCAGAAACTCAGTTTAATATATTGGCGGCGATGGGGATTGAGTTTGACTCGCCACCTTATGATTTTGCGTATTTTTGTCAGTTACACAAATGGCTTTTTGATGATTTGTTTGAGTGGGCGGGCCATTGTCGTACGATTGATATATCAAAAGATGATACACGTTTTTGCCACGTGAGTCGTTTACCACAAGAAGCAACTCGTTTATTTAACCAACTTGAAGCTGAACGTTATCTGGTCGGGCTACCATTTGATGAGTTGATTGAGAGACTGGCACAATATTATTGCGATATTAATGTATTACATCCTTTTCGAGAGGGAAATGGCCGGACACAGCGGATACTGTTTGAGCACATAGTAATTAATTGTGGCTATAACATAAATTTTAGTGGTGTAACCGCAGAGCAGTGGCTTAACGCTAATATTCAAGGGGTCGTGTGCAATTATAAGCCGATGCAGGATTTGTTTAGACGCTGTGTGACAACTCCTTAA